A stretch of the Aegilops tauschii subsp. strangulata cultivar AL8/78 chromosome 4, Aet v6.0, whole genome shotgun sequence genome encodes the following:
- the LOC109750341 gene encoding protein SRC2-like, which produces MAYQILELTLISASDLKKVSFFSRMRVYAVASISGAISWMPTHGTQVDHNNGQNPTWNAMLHLPIPACVDTRGLALHVLLRSEALLFGHHDVGEVFVPLNDLLAGTNNTNDPKTMSYQVRRPSSGRAHGVLYFSYKFTGIKAASASATENKQGQYVKYSGDPEVAMPKPMVPVTAYPQPHATFSYPPGVPYVAPNAVYPPQPYGCAPPPPYMYNTAPAPATMYVYAPATTMAAPARHAGGMGMGLGLGLLGGVVGGMMLGDLESDAAYDAGFNDGMSF; this is translated from the coding sequence ATGGCATACCAGATTCTTGAGCTAACGCTGATCTCGGCGAGCGATCTTAAGAAGGTGTCATTCTTCTCCCGCATGCGCGTCTATGCCGTTGCCTCCATCTCCGGGGCCATCTCCTGGATGCCTACCCATGGCACCCAAGTCGACCACAACAATGGCCAAAATCCCACATGGAATGCCATGCTCCATTTGCCGATCCCTGCGTGTGTTGATACTCGCGGGCTCGCCCTCCATGTGTTGCTACGCTCGGAGGCGCTCCTCTTCGGCCACCATGACGTTGGTGAAGTATTTGTGCCGCTTAATGATCTTTTGGCAGGCACAAATAACACCAATGACCCAAAGACCATGAGCTACCAGGTGCGGCGACCCTCGTCTGGCCGTGCCCACGGCGTTCTCTACTTCAGCTACAAGTTCACCGGCATCAAAGCTGCTTCCGCAAGCGCTACAGAGAACAAACAAGGGCAGTATGTCAAGTACTCTGGGGACCCTGAGGTGGCAATGCCCAAACCCATGGTGCCCGTCACCGCATACCCACAACCGCATGCCACATTTTCTTACCCACCGGGTGTACCTTACGTTGCACCAAACGCAGTGTATCCACCACAGCCATATGGGTGTGCGCCTCCACCACCGTACATGTATAATACCGCTCCAGCACCGGCAACAATGTATGTGTATGCGCCGGCAACGACTATGGCTGCACCGGCAAGGCATGCGGGAGGGATGGGAATGGGCCTAGGCCTCGGGCTCCTCGGTGGCGTCGTCGGCGGGATGATGCTCGGCGACTTGGAGTCTGATGCCGCCTATGACGCTGGATTCAACGATGGGATGAGTTTTTAG
- the LOC109750361 gene encoding respiratory burst oxidase homolog protein B, whose protein sequence is MHNRAGGGGGGAGEIVEAGERIVPHSGPLGAKRSAMRKSARFAESVSAPLTAPHGAPAPPRARSDDNDDDDYVEITLDVRDDSVAVHSVKPAAGGEDSDVKLLAQTLEKRSSSYGQGVLRTASTRIKQVSQELRRLASVNRRGAGPGRVDKSKSAAAHALKGLKFISRTDGSAGWPAVEKRFDDLAENGLLHRSKFGKCIGMKELAFAGELFDALARRRNITGDSISKAELLEFWDQISDTSFDSRLQTFFDMVDKDADGRITEEEVKEIITLSAAANNLKKVSEQSEEYARLIMEELDPNNLGYIELYNLEMLLLQAPSQSMGIGTTNSRNLSQMLSQHLRPTAEPNPLRRWYRRASYFLEDNWRRCWVILLWLSICVGLFTWKFMQYRERAVFKVMGYCVCVAKGGAETLKFNMALILLPVCRNTITWFRNRTAAGRFVPFDDNINFHKVIAAGISVGAGLHIISHLTCDFPRLLHATEEEYEPMKRFFGDDQPPNYWWFVKGTEGWTGLVMLVLMAIAFTLAMPWFRRGRLSLPKPLNRLTGFNAFWYSHHLFVIVYALLIVHGHFLYLTKKWQKKSTWMYLAVPMVMYACERLTRALRSSVRPVKILKVAVYPGNVLSLHFSKPQGFRYKSGQYIFVNCAAVSPFQWHPFSITSAPQDDYVSVHIRTLGDWTRELKNVFSKVCRPPTEGKSGLLRAEYDRDVGAMSNPSFPKVLIDGPYGAPAQDYKQYDIVLLVGLGIGATPMISIIKDIINNMKRLEGDVESGNPGDASTSASFRTRRAYFYWVTREQGSFEWFRGVMDEIAESDKKSVIELHNYCTSVYEDGDARSALIAMLQSLNHAKNGVDIVSGTRVKTHFARPNWRNVYKRIALNHREQRVGVFYCGAPVLTKELRDLAQDFSRKTNTKFEFHKENF, encoded by the exons ATGCATAaccgggcgggcggcggcgggggcggggcgGGGGAGATCGTGGAGGCGGGCGAGAGGATCGTGCCGCACAGCGGGCCGCTGGGCGCCAAGCGCTCCGCCATGCGCAAGAGCGCGCGCTTCGCCGAGTCCGTGTCCGCGCCCCTCACGGCGCCGCACGgggcgccggcgccgccgcgggccagaagcgacgacaacgacgacgacgactacGTGGAGATCACGCTCGACGTGCGGGACGACTCGGTGGCGGTGCACAGCGTGaagccggcggcgggcggcgaggacTCGGACGTGAAGCTGCTGGCGCAGACGCTGGAGAAGCGCTCCTCCTCCTACGGCCAGGGCGTGCTCCGCACCGCCTCCACGCGGATCAAGCAGGTCTCGCAGGAGCTGCGGCGCCTCGCCTCCGTCAACCGCCGCGGGGCCGGCCCCGGCCGCGTCGACAAGTCCAAGTCCGCCGCCGCGCACGCGCTCAAGGGCCTCAAGTTCATCAGCCGCACCGACGGCTCCGCCGGCTGGCCCGCCGTCGAGAAGCGCTTCGACGACCTCGCCGAGAACGGCCTCCTCCACCGCTCCAAGTTCGGCAAGTGCATCG GGATGAAGGAGCTGGCGTTCGCCGGCGAGCTGTTCGACGCGCTGGCGAGGCGGCGGAACATCACCGGGGACAGCATCAGCAAGGCGGAGCTGCTCGAGTTCTGGGACCAGATCTCCGACACCAGCTTCGACAGCCGCCTGCAGACCTTCTTCGACAT GGTGGACAAGGACGCCGACGGCAGGATCACCGAGGAGGAGGTCAAAGAG ATCATCACGCTGAGCGCGGCGGCGAACAACCTGAAGAAGGTCTCGGAGCAGTCGGAGGAGTACGCCCGGCTCATCATGGAGGAGCTCGACCCCAACAACCTCGGCTACATCGAG CTGTACAATCTGGAGATGCTGCTGCTGCAGGCGCCGAGCCAGTCGATGGGGATCGGGACGACCAACAGCCGCAACCTGAGCCAGATGCTGAGCCAGCACCTCCGGCCGACGGCGGAGCCCAACCCGCTCCGGCGCTGGTACCGCCGCGCCAGCTACTTCCTCGAGGACAACTGGCGGCGCTGCTGGGTGATCCTGCTGTGGCTCTCCATCTGCGTGGGCCTCTTCACGTGGAAGTTCATGCAGTACCGCGAGCGCGCCGTGTTCAAGGTGATGGGCTACTGCGTGTGCGTGGCCAAGGGCGGCGCCGAGACGCTCAAGTTCAACATGGCGCTCATCCTGCTCCCCGTGTGCCGCAACACCATCACGTGGTTCCGCAACCGCACCGCCGCGGGCCGGTTCGTGCCGTTCGACGACAACATCAACTTCCACAAGGTGATCGCCGCGGGGATCTCGGTCGGCGCGGGGCTGCACATCATCTCCCATTTGACGTGCGACTTCCCGCGCCTGCTGCACGCCACCGAGGAGGAGTACGAGCCCATGAAGCGGTTCTTCGGGGATGACCAGCCGCCCAACTACTGGTGGTTCGTCAAGGGCACGGAGGGGTGGACGGGGCTGGTGATGCTGGTGCTCATGGCGATCGCCTTCACGCTCGCCATGCCGTGGTTCCGCCGCGGCAGGCTCAGCCTCCCCAAGCCGCTCAACCGGCTCACCGGGTTCAACGCCTTCTGGTACTCGCACCACCTCTTCGTCATCGTCTACGCGCTGCTCATCGTCCACGGCCACTTCCTCTACCTCACCAAGAAGTGGCAAAAGAAGTCG ACGTGGATGTACCTGGCGGTGCCGATGGTGATGTACGCGTGCGAGCGGCTGACGCGGGCGCTGCGGTCGAGCGTGCGGCCGGTGAAGATACTCAAGGTGGCGGTGTACCCCGGCAACGTGCTGTCGCTGCACTTCTCCAAGCCGCAGGGGTTCCGGTACAAGAGCGGGCAGTACATCTTCGTCAACTGCGCCGCCGTCTCGCCGTTCCAATG GCACCCGTTCTCCATCACGTCGGCGCCGCAGGACGACTACGTGAGCGTGCACATCAGGACGCTGGGGGACTGGACCCGGGAGCTCAAGAACGTCTTCTCCAAGGTCTGCCGGCCGCCGACGGAGGGCAAGAGCGGCCTGCTCCGGGCCGAGTACGACCGCGACGTCGGCGCCATGTCCAACCCGAG CTTCCCGAAGGTGCTGATCGACGGCCCCTACGGCGCGCCGGCGCAGGACTACAAGCAATACGACATCGTGCTGCTCGTGGGGCTGGGCATCGGGGCCACacccatgatctccatcatcaagGACATCATCAACAACATGAAGCGGCTCGAAGGAGACGTCGAGTCCGGCAACCCCGGGGACGCGAGCACGTCGGCGTCCTTCCGGACCCGGCGCGCCTACTTCTACTGGGTGACGCGGGAGCAAGGCTCCTTCGAGTGGTTCCGGGGCGTCATGGACGAGATAGCTGAGTCGGACAAGAAGAGTGTCATCGAGCTCCATAACTACTGCACCAGTGTCTACGAGGACGGGGACGCCCGGTCCGCGCTCATCGCCATGCTCCAGTCCCTCAACCATGCCAAGAACGGCGTCGACATCGTCTCCGGCACCCGTGTCAAGACCCACTTTGCGCGACCAAACTGGCGCAACGTCTACAAGCGTATCGCCCTCAACCACCGTGAACAGCGTGTCG GAGTATTCTACTGCGGTGCACCGGTGCTAACAAAGGAGCTGCGTGACCTTGCACAAGATTTCTCGAGAAAGACAAACACAAAATTCGAGTTCCACAAGGAGAATTTTTAA